The proteins below come from a single Eremothecium sinecaudum strain ATCC 58844 chromosome II, complete sequence genomic window:
- the APC4 gene encoding anaphase promoting complex subunit 4 (Syntenic homolog of Ashbya gossypii AGR078C; Syntenic homolog of Saccharomyces cerevisiae YDR118W (APC4)): MTQWKVKLTNQWDGKVEPFWNDRLSLWGVHEKGSISILRYIDGRNIGAIPLRLKPKEELLTCKWEPDDGDLFAVALKSGSIRIYKGRQDVEGSNELDGADIVGTIVLGRENWFTMEQFVWNRIKWTSNEPFKGDFDCVISNWLPKLTEMNISPQGKLTCSPLECEGPEWNIGLSENESNMFLTYDNSTRKVVLSIDGTFNFRYGEKNKFPSKITKILPGNKSNYVFLNDEDWQLQTIKLEFTESHQMHELMKSCSQVQFLIKYIKENHKVIALKLMEPHANFIQGLFPDEQVSNLLRAIKDVFYFGHSDEKSIESWLMLKVGRHGINVWKQRNHLFWSSTQGFLVTCMIPACERLVVAVKRLQGLIKSLKLTVFSLDDDEYLATTEVQELLDMSLEVLKEFVAKVEHFHIGEKMSLDGLTWIEYIMEHMLHTEDETSNSNGQDGLSAEDNEVTENYPRDHYSIQLFLQEYIIPSQTYNWIKASFPSKLEALARQFDLVQKNYTAKWIKKLIRVAGPIRKLKSIVGYRLEDAIVLGDSIYMICSKSNDKSSSGQDQAQGNEQKEADQSIDNETLKDVIFTLFQYDTSTRELTKQEIPSPNPFSCITCIKFVPGEATRFLVLADDGEIWKYSAAYSVITGVKNSNRITICKDPNIIMEPLDLEVTKKNRAINNKFVVHSEMAVSILYPASEVSGPRCRLAVQTI, from the coding sequence ATGACTCAGTGGAAGGTTAAATTAACCAACCAGTGGGATGGTAAGGTTGAACCATTTTGGAATGATAGACTATCCTTATGGGGTGTTCATGAAAAGGGAAGTATTAGTATATTAAGGTATATTGATGGACGCAATATTGGAGCTATTCCGCTACGATTGAAACCTAAAGAGGAATTGCTCACATGCAAATGGGAACCTGATGATGGCGATTTATTTGCCGTGGCTTTAAAATCTGGTTCTATTAGGATTTATAAAGGACGACAAGACGTTGAAGGTAGTAATGAACTCGATGGCGCTGATATTGTTGGCACTATCGTCTTGGGAAGAGAAAATTGGTTCACTATGGAACAATTTGTATGGAATCGGATAAAATGGACCTCTAACGAACCGTTTAAGGGTGACTTCGATTGCGTAATATCAAATTGGCTACCTAAGTTGACAGAGATGAACATTAGCCCTCAGGGCAAGCTTACGTGTTCTCCTCTGGAGTGCGAAGGCCCTGAGTGGAATATTGGGCTTTCTGAAAATGAGTCAAATATGTTTTTAACGTATGATAATTCTACAAGGAAAGTTGTGCTTTCCATAGATGGGACGTTTAACTTCAGATATGGTGAAAAGAATAAGTTCCCAAGCAAAATAACGAAGATTCTTCCTGGAAACAAAAGTAACTACGTATTTTTGAATGACGAAGACTGGCAATTACAGACGATAAAGTTGGAGTTCACAGAGTCGCATCAGATGCATGAGTTGATGAAATCGTGTTCCCAAGTCCAATTCTTGATTAAATACATTAAGGAAAACCATAAAGTTATTGCTTTAAAGCTAATGGAACCTCATGCAAATTTTATCCAGGGATTATTTCCAGATGAGCAGGTATCGAACCTCTTAAGAGCCATTAAGGACGTTTTTTATTTTGGACACTCTGATGAGAAAAGCATAGAAAGTTGGTTGATGCTGAAAGTTGGCCGACATGGCATCAACGTTTGgaaacaaagaaatcatctATTTTGGTCAAGTACACAAGGTTTCTTAGTTACATGTATGATACCCGCATGCGAACGGTTGGTAGTTGCTGTTAAAAGATTACAGGGTTTAATAAAAAGCTTGAAACTTACTGTATTCAGTcttgatgatgatgaataCTTAGCTACTACGGAGGTGCAAGAGTTGTTAGACATGTCTCTTGAAGTACTAAAGGAATTTGTTGCTAAGGTAGAACATTTTCACATAGGGGAAAAGATGTCACTAGATGGATTGACATGGATAGAATATATAATGGAGCATATGTTACATACTGAGGATGAAACTAGCAATAGCAATGGCCAGGATGGACTTTCTGCAGAAGATAACGAAGTGACAGAAAACTACCCAAGGGATCATTATTCGATACAGCTTTTTTTACAGGAATATATCATTCCATCTCAAACTTATAACTGGATTAAGGCATCCTTCCCTTCTAAGCTCGAAGCCCTTGCTCGTCAGTTTGATCTTGTACAAAAGAATTACACCGCCAAGTGGattaaaaaattaataaGGGTTGCAGGGCCAATCCGAAAACTTAAAAGCATTGTCGGGTACCGTTTAGAAGATGCTATTGTTCTAGGTGATTCGATCTACATGATCTGTTCTAAAAGTAATGACAAGAGTTCTTCTGGCCAGGATCAAGCGCAGGGCAATGAGCAGAAGGAAGCAGATCAAAGTATAGATAACGAAACGTTAAAAGACGTCATTTTCACTCTATTCCAGTACGATACATCAACTAGAGAATTAACAAAACAAGAGATCCCTTCACCGAATCCTTTTTCATGTATAACATGCATTAAGTTTGTCCCTGGAGAGGCGACTCGGTTTCTAGTTTTGGCAGACGATGGAGAAATATGGAAATATTCTGCAGCCTATTCTGTTATAACTGGTGTTAAAAACTCAAACCGTATCACCATCTGTAAAGATCCAAATATCATCATGGAACCGTTAGATCTTGAAGTAACCAAGAAAAATAGGGCTATCAATAATAAGTTTGTTGTTCATTCAGAGATGGCTGTATCCATCTTGTATCCTGCTAGTGAAGTCTCAGGTCCTCGTTGTCGACTAGCCGTGCAAACGATATAA
- a CDS encoding HBR028Wp (Syntenic homolog of Eremothecium cymbalariae Ecym_4297 and Saccharomyces cerevisiae YDR119W-A; no homolog in Ashbya gossypii), whose protein sequence is MLASKVLRNVTGMAKPVAYREVRRSAAANGGRKSESLALKEAKSTVYIVFTWGTAMSAFLGWPFMIKYFNCGRL, encoded by the coding sequence ATGTTAGCTTCTAAAGTTTTAAGAAATGTTACAGGTATGGCAAAGCCAGTTGCATATAGGGAGGTTAGAAGGTCAGCCGCGGCAAATGGTGGACGCAAGTCCGAATCTTTGGCTTTAAAGGAAGCAAAATCTACGGTTTACATTGTTTTTACATGGGGCACCGCAATGTCAGCATTCTTAGGATGGCCTTTTATGATCAAGTATTTTAATTGTGGACGTCTTTAA
- the TMA64 gene encoding Tma64p (Syntenic homolog of Ashbya gossypii AGR079W; Syntenic homolog of Saccharomyces cerevisiae YDR117C (TMA64)), translating to MFKKVPEIGSLSNLKNSERKRLQNNVKEQTAKNNYQLPTSVIKQTTIKTQTSVGTVYADEDNTPIFFKTKHSVRLYPTVYTCWKDPNLIPIIYTHEHVISKLKNGADLMLPGTIPPFPPSCIKGALVGVASSNHPGVIKAVGECEMDLEGITKVIGTNGVAVKIYHTIDDGISQVFKINFDPPNELSVTRNCENVAVLDCIQDGDSANEGEIVQEKGGTDVSNSNKFDVELNTEDIDHFLTRAMYYTLTADSSLTLPIPSSTFISSHVMKNLPPISPDLVTLKRSSWAKASKFLKHFETEGFIKLKGKAENLKVVSIHKDKHELKTFEPYRTVAQKNAGKSASSKATNPEKTIEVVSYFQPKSNTKQFLEQVGIAPNDLFQLHEVRELLNKYIANCNLVDPGNKTSVLLNDTLFPLVYKTVTPSLSRSLSRSNIVDAVVKNSFNEYSIVYKDGSPLSSKPFKNRIPKISVITETKIHKKIVTRVFNFEFYGVDAEKLAYALRKRCSGSTTIGETVQPPKTQEVQVQGPHGSTVMEILNEKGIPNKYIDFSNLVKSAKKKK from the coding sequence ATGTTTAAGAAGGTTCCAGAGATTGGATCATTGAGCAATCTGAAGAATTCAGAGAGGAAGAGGCTACAAAACAATGTTAAAGAACAGACTGCTAAGAATAATTATCAATTACCCACAAGCGTCATTAAACAAACTACAATTAAAACGCAAACCTCGGTAGGTACGGTATATGCAGATGAGGACAACACTCcaatattttttaaaacGAAACATTCTGTTAGGCTTTATCCTACTGTTTATACATGTTGGAAGGATCCTAACTTAATACCAATTATCTATACACATGAACATGTTATTAGCAAGCTAAAAAATGGTGCGGATCTGATGCTGCCTGGTACTATTCCACCTTTTCCACCTTCATGTATAAAGGGAGCTTTGGTTGGAGTCGCTAGTAGTAATCACCCAGGAGTTATTAAAGCTGTTGGTGAGTGTGAGATGGATTTGGAAGGAATAACAAAAGTTATTGGTACTAATGGTGTTGCTGTAAAGATATATCACACTATCGATGATGGTATATCTCAAGTATTTAAGATTAATTTTGATCCACCTAATGAACTCAGTGTTACTCGTAATTGTGAAAATGTTGCTGTTTTGGATTGTATACAAGACGGAGATAGTGCCAATGAGGGAGAGATAGTTCAAGAAAAAGGGGGAACTGATGTTTCCAATTCAAATAAATTTGACGTAGAACTCAATACCGAGGATATTGACCACTTTCTAACGAGAGCTATGTACTATACGCTTACTGCAGACAGCAGTCTAACGCTTCCAATACCATCATCTACTTTTATTTCCAGTCATGTTATGAAAAACTTACCTCCAATATCACCCGATCTAGTGACTTTGAAGAGGTCCTCTTGGGCGAAAGCATCGAAGTTTCTAAAGCATTTTGAAACTGAAGGATTCATTAAGTTAAAGGGTAAGGCTGAGAACCTTAAAGTTGTATCAATCCACAAGGATAAACATGAGTTAAAAACATTTGAGCCCTACCGAACTGTTGCCCAAAAAAATGCTGGCAAGTCAGCTTCATCGAAAGCCACCAACCCAGAAAAAACGATTGAGGTTGTTTCCTATTTCCAACCAAAAAGTAACACAAAGCAATTTCTAGAACAAGTAGGTATCGCCCCCAATGATTTGTTTCAATTACATGAAGTTAGGGAGTTGCTTAACAAGTACATTGCAAATTGCAATTTGGTTGATCCCGGTAATAAAACTAGTGTTCTATTAAACGATACGTTGTTTCCGTTAGTTTATAAAACTGTCACTCCAAGCCTTTCTAGGTCCTTATCAAGGTCAAATATAGTAGATGCAGTTGTAAAGAACAGCTTCAACGAATACTCAATCGTTTATAAGGACGGTTCACCACTATCTTCCAAACCATTTAAAAACAGAATTCCAAAAATTTCTGTTATTACTGAAACAAAGATACATAAAAAGATTGTTACGAGAGTCTTCAATTTTGAATTTTACGGAGTTGATGCAGAAAAACTAGCATATGCACTAAGAAAGCGTTGCAGTGGCTCTACCACCATTGGAGAAACGGTGCAACCGCCGAAGACCCAGGAAGTTCAAGTACAAGGGCCTCATGGTTCAACTGTAATGGAAATTTTAAATGAAAAAGGTATTCCTAATAAATATATAGATTTCAGCAACCTTGTCAAGTCAGctaaaaagaaaaaataA
- the MRPL1 gene encoding mitochondrial 54S ribosomal protein uL1m (Syntenic homolog of Ashbya gossypii AGR080W; Syntenic homolog of Saccharomyces cerevisiae YDR116C (MRPL1)) — translation MFCRSVTNIPFHRSFHASVTKFAADTATATKLTKDQLKRRELRKAIRRVKLAKTPATQHPLYMPISQALRFLRAAEVGYPLRQQTITLTTIVVGDRGSALLSGKVNFPHSIKETSLAVFTTDEAQAKIAREQFNCEVVGGVELIEDIKNGVRPINFDAAFATPDILQQLSSKLGRTLGPRGLLPSAKKGTVATDLTELLTQNKNMVPFRQRGNCISLAIGNASFSDKEILENILSVQQAFKKAVSTQATRKSSILGKTTITTVHGPGCVIDFK, via the coding sequence ATGTTCTGTCGATCCGTAACTAATATTCCCTTTCATAGAAGCTTTCATGCTTCTGTCACGAAATTTGCAGCAGATACTGCTACCGCCACAAAGTTGACAAAAGATCAACTGAAGAGGCGAGAATTGCGCAAAGCGATAAGAAGAGTTAAACTTGCGAAAACTCCTGCTACTCAACATCCGCTATATATGCCAATATCACAGGCATTGAGATTTTTGCGTGCCGCAGAAGTTGGTTACCCTTTAAGGCAGCAAACCATAACTTTGACGACTATTGTAGTAGGTGACCGCGGTTCCGCATTACTATCAGGCAAAGTAAATTTTCCACATTCTATAAAAGAGACCAGTTTAGCAGTTTTCACAACAGATGAAGCACAAGCTAAGATTGCTCGTGAGCAATTTAATTGTGAAGTCGTAGGTGGAGTTGAATTAATTGAGGACATTAAAAATGGTGTCAGACCTATAAACTTTGATGCGGCGTTTGCTACGCCAGATATCCTTCAACAACTTTCATCTAAACTAGGTCGGACATTGGGACCTCGTGGTTTACTTCCATCTGCCAAAAAGGGTACTGTTGCCACCGATCTTACCGAATTATTAACTCAGAATAAGAACATGGTGCCATTTAGGCAACGTGGTAACTGTATCAGTTTGGCAATTGGTAATGCCAGCTTTTCGGACAAAGAAATCTTGGAAAACATCCTCAGTGTTCAACAGGCTTTCAAGAAAGCAGTGTCTACTCAAGCAACAAGGAAGTCAAGTATACTGGGCAAAACCACAATAACCACTGTACACGGGCCAGGATGCGTGATCGACTTTAAGTAA
- the SUL2 gene encoding sulfate permease (Syntenic homolog of Ashbya gossypii AGR077C; Syntenic homolog of Saccharomyces cerevisiae YLR092W (SUL2)), which translates to MATTTANDVDRVPSGGSSVAVLTANEVNQYNVHGYDLERGDSPNNYEACYKGNDNGLNSIKDFAGLATDEYVEDIITLKEFYSRKIKHKFTVNGAFRYCFSLFPLVAWIPHYNLVWLYCDFVAGITVGCVLIPQSMSYAQLAGLSPEYGLYSSFVGALIYSFFATSKDICIGPVAVMSLMVGRVIEKILSELPEGSLITAPIIATTLSLCCGLITTAIGLLRFGFVVEFISLNAILGFVTGAGLSIITSQLPSLMGVPKPPKGSTLVSFISFLKNIPQTRMDAVFGILTLFVLYFWRWIAGSVGPKLVKRSLPPGSRASEFWKDFFFYADATRSVITIIVGTVVSWLITRGKQEKLPIAILGFVPSGLQNVGLMKIPDGLLSKIAPEAFAATLVLLLEHLAIGKSFARVNNYTISPDQELVAIGATNLLGTFFNAYPATGSFSRTALKSKCKVKTPISGVFSGGFVLFALYLLTDAFYYIPKSALAAVIIHAVADLISSHKTAVRFWKLSPLDAVSFLATIIITITVEIEMGIYFAIGWSLVVMLLGVIFPSGKFMGYVKVTEIVNPSRNTDTSSAFTSTDGSVKIEQDSNLITSTPDPQVQQHTKWVPLDNSYSRELNPSIVVNEPPPGVIVYRPTESFIYLNSSRQIDTILAKVKKLTKPKKIKVVSNKEKKWCDCRPPNFVLKLTGELNTNSDFSTDNIDDRPTLKILAMDWSQVTQVDATAIQNLVDLRKSIETYVGRQVQFHFSGILSPWIKRSLINAGFGQPKDQQSLNSACSRFYCYDVVDLNDPQKSDHRPSHNLKPALGSNMPFFHLEMPDFSTWRLEEEQSL; encoded by the coding sequence ATGGCGACTACTACGGCAAACGACGTAGACAGAGTTCCTAGCGGGGGTTCTAGCGTAGCTGTACTAACGGCAAACGAAGTTAATCAATATAATGTACATGGTTATGATCTAGAACGTGGTGACTCACCGAATAATTATGAAGCATGTTATAAGGGAAACGACAATGGTCTAAATAGCATAAAAGACTTTGCCGGGCTTGCTACAGATGAATATGTTGAAGATATTATAACTTTGAAGGAGTTTTATAGTAGAAAAATCAAACATAAGTTTACAGTAAATGGTGCATTCAGATATTGTTTCTCATTGTTCCCTTTGGTAGCTTGGATACCGCACTATAACCTTGTATGGTTATATTGTGACTTCGTGGCGGGTATTACCGTTGGGTGTGTTTTAATACCGCAATCAATGTCATATGCTCAATTGGCTGGCTTATCGCCAGAATATGGACTTTATTCGTCTTTTGTGGGGGCCCTAATATACTCTTTTTTTGCAACCAGTAAAGATATCTGTATCGGTCCAGTTGCGGTTATGTCTCTAATGGTCGGAAGAGTTATAGAGAAGATCTTGAGTGAACTTCCCGAAGGTTCGCTGATAACCGCTCCCATAATTGCGACCACGTTGTCGCTATGTTGTGGTTTAATAACTACCGCCATCGGTTTATTACGCTTCGGGTTTGTAGTAGAATTTATATCATTAAACGCTATATTGGGATTTGTCACTGGGGCAGGGCTGAGTATTATCACATCACAGTTGCCAAGTTTAATGGGGGTTCCTAAACCTCCCAAAGGTTCAACATTAGTATCTTTTATCTCATTTCTCAAAAACATTCCTCAAACTAGGATGGATGCCGTGTTTGGAATATTAACTCTATTTGTATTGTATTTTTGGAGATGGATTGCTGGCAGCGTTGGACCAAAGTTGGTTAAAAGATCACTCCCACCAGGTTCAAGGGCATCAGAATTCTGGAAAgattttttcttttatgCAGACGCAACAAGAAGTGTTATAACAATTATAGTAGGTACCGTCGTATCTTGGCTTATAACTAGAGGGAAACAAGAGAAATTGCCAATAGCAATACTTGGTTTCGTCCCATCTGGATTACAAAATGTAGGTCTAATGAAAATACCAGATGGGTTACTATCGAAAATTGCCCCGGAGGCATTCGCAGCAACATTAGTGTTACTATTGGAACACCTTGCTATCGGGAAATCTTTTGCCAGAGTAAACAATTACACGATTTCTCCTGATCAGGAATTGGTTGCCATTGGAGCTACCAACTTACTTGGCACGTTCTTCAATGCTTATCCAGCCACTGGATCTTTCTCGAGAACTGCACTAAAGTCCAAATGTAAGGTAAAAACACCTATTTCTGGTGTTTTCAGTGGTGGATTTGTGTTGTTCGCGTTATATTTACTCACGGACGCTTTTTACTATATTCCAAAATCTGCTCTGGCAGCAGTGATAATACATGCCGTGGCAGACTTGATTTCCTCACACAAGACTGCTGTACGGTTTTGGAAGTTAAGTCCGCTGGATGCCGTGAGTTTCTTAGCTACCATAATAATAACTATTACAGTGGAGATTGAAATGGGGATATATTTTGCAATTGGATGGTCATTGGTAGTCATGCTGTTAGGAGTTATATTTCCAAGTGGAAAGTTCATGGGTTATGTGAAAGTGACAGAAATAGTGAACCCAAGTAGGAACACGGATACTTCCTCAGCATTTACTTCAACTGACGGATCTGTCAAAATAGAACAGGATTCTAACCTGATTACTTCAACGCCCGATCCACAGGTACAACAGCATACCAAATGGGTTCCACTGGATAACTCATACTCAAGAGAGCTTAACCCTAGTATTGTAGTAAATGAGCCACCACCTGGAGTTATTGTTTACCGTCCAACAGAGTCGTTCATATATCTCAACTCCTCTAGACAGATCGACACTATACTAGCGAAAGTTAAGAAACTAACCAAACCGAAGAAAATAAAGGTGGTTTCGAATAAAGAAAAGAAATGGTGCGATTGCCGTCCACCAAATTTTGTACTAAAACTGACGGGTGAGCTGAATACCAACTCAGACTTTTCAACAGATAACATCGATGACAGGCCAACGCTTAAGATACTTGCGATGGATTGGTCACAGGTAACTCAAGTCGATGCAACAGCAATACAGAATTTAGTAGACCTGAGAAAGAGCATAGAAACTTATGTGGGGAGGCAGGTTCAGTTTCATTTTAGTGGAATACTATCACCATGGATTAAGCGTTCCCTTATTAATGCAGGCTTCGGCCAACCTAAGGACCAGCAAAGTCTGAACTCTGCATGTTCGAGGTTCTATTGTTATGACGTTGTAGACTTAAATGACCCGCAAAAATCAGATCACCGACCCTCGCACAATTTAAAACCTGCATTGGGCTCAAATATGCCTTTCTTCCATCTTGAGATGCCAGATTTTAGCACGTGGCGtcttgaagaagaacaatCTCTCTAA
- the VBA4 gene encoding Vba4p (Syntenic homolog of Ashbya gossypii AGR076C; Syntenic homolog of Saccharomyces cerevisiae YDR119W (VBA4)) encodes MGRRKGVKTKQRSKMKEFAKLKEKQRSLQSAGSRHEVSMTATPSRNSDKQSENEYTPILSCSPKEVINNTPTASKPIEDFSSPQCAGSAKSTATIDSGGTYISIVKSCSAFDNYSALEEQRLTRMATKPNVFAVMYGVFVFATDSTLLISSINHMASNLEAPTYVSLIAIISLLPCVIFQPFYNKIIENHTRRVMMLFATTLYWIGCSLAGFAPTVFILLLGRFLAGVGIGGLLTIEVQHTALATTVSTIGAIYATLLLTCFKSSWNFAFLTNASLLLIITVLLSINSRQQNMKVRHTPETAPLTHVTANVLLCMTIAPTILYTSVYLSSILHYTPYDISLRILPCFISVVIAIYLRNQGISGKATATLCAAAGTVGQIQLLYISPNIAHWRVFTLYMLPAFSTVLLLPPCGIVSRALGSIIGLILSGAIYTFTLSKSTYPDGTVSQQLQYSSDILSQIIKSIQRSFVWTQASQEIVNLTMYNYNTACQNVFIFTSICALVCFTVIPLFMMRTPAPR; translated from the coding sequence ATGGGGCGAAGGAAAGGTGTCAAAACTAAACAACGTTCTAAGATGAAGGAATTTGCCAAGCTTAAGGAAAAACAAAGGTCACTTCAATCGGCAGGTAGCAGACATGAAGTAAGTATGACCGCGACACCGAGCCGGAATTCTGATAAGCAGAGTGAAAATGAATATACTCCCATCTTGAGTTGTTCTCCAAAGGAAGTTATTAATAATACGCCAACAGCTTCAAAACCCATTGAAGATTTTTCGAGCCCACAATGTGCAGGATCAGCAAAATCGACCGCTACTATAGATAGCGGGGGTACTTACATTTCGATTGTGAAATCCTGTAGTGCATTTGATAATTATAGTGCTCTTGAGGAGCAACGGCTTACACGTATGGCCACCAAGCCAAACGTTTTTGCTGTCATGTATGGTGTATTCGTTTTTGCAACAGATAGTACGCTTCTAATCTCATCGATCAACCACATGGCTTCAAATTTGGAGGCTCCTACTTACGTGTCTCTTATCGCTATTATTTCCTTGCTTCCTTGCGTGATATTTCAGCCATTTTATAACAAAATTATAGAAAACCATACCCGGAGAGTAATGATGTTGTTTGCCACTACTTTATATTGGATAGGGTGCTCATTGGCTGGATTCGCTCCTACTGTGTTTATATTACTACTTGGGAGATTCCTTGCAGGGGTTGGTATAGGCGGGCTATTAACCATAGAAGTACAACATACAGCTTTAGCGACTACAGTTTCAACAATTGGTGCCATTTACGCTACTTTACTTCTTACATGTTTTAAAAGCAGCTGGAACTTCGCCTTTTTGACGAATGCCTCTTTACTCCTCATAATAACGGTGCTCCTCTCGATAAATTCTCGTCAACAAAATATGAAAGTTCGCCATACTCCGGAAACTGCTCCGCTTACCCATGTTACAGCAAACGTTTTGCTATGTATGACTATAGCTCCTACAATTTTATACACGTCAGTGTATCTTTCCTCAATTTTGCATTACACTCCCTATGACATTAGCTTGCGGATTCTCCCCTGCTTTATTTCCGTTGTTATAGCTATCTATCTCCGAAACCAAGGCATCTCAGGTAAAGCTACAGCAACGCTTTGTGCCGCTGCGGGAACTGTAGGTCAAATACAGCTGCTATACATTTCTCCCAACATAGCCCACTGGCGTGTCTTTACACTTTACATGTTACCGGCATTTTCCACGGTGTTACTACTGCCACCGTGTGGCATTGTGTCAAGAGCTCTTGGTTCCATAATTGGCCTTATTTTATCAGGGGCCATATACACTTTTACACTTTCTAAATCAACATATCCTGATGGAACTGTTTCCCAACAATTGCAATATTCAAGCGACATTCTATCACAGATTATAAAAAGTATTCAGCGGTCATTTGTATGGACACAGGCTTCTCAAGAAATTGTAAACCTTACGATGTATAATTACAACACTGCCTGTCAAAACGTTTTCATTTTTACTTCCATTTGCGCCCTTGTATGTTTCACGGTTATTCCATTATTTATGATGAGGACGCCAGCGCCCAGGTAA